caataatttattttcttcttatatatTCCTTTAATTATATTCGTCAATTAGGTCTTCTTTACACTTAGGCGTGTGAGATTAACAAGGaatttgcctttttcttttgtgcagTTTGAGGCTTGCGTTCTATGCAAGGTATACGAAACCTCGAGGGGCAAGAACAGCAggaaaaattcaagaaatgaAGCGAACACAGTTTCTAATGATGTTGGAGAACAGGGGACAAATCCATCAACCACGAGATCACAAGCTGAAGAAGATCAAGCCCTCCGATTTCTTCCTCTACCGCCGCCACCTCCGAATATTTACTGTGGcagctcttcttcttcttcttcttccaacctTGCTGGACAATACGACGTTCACATGACTAATCACAGTGCTCATGCATTAAACAATGTATCATTCCCACAATGTACTTGGGCTAGCAATGGTTTGGGAGCTCATCCAGAGGTGACAACCCTAGCTCCAATGGCGCATGCACAACTAGAAAATTCAATTCCATTGCTTCGCAGCATGAATATTTATGATCAAGATGGTTATCTACtcaatgaaaatatagaattTTATCAGTCCACTGCTCCCTATGGTTTTGAAGCTCAATCTCTTCCAATGTACAACAATGTGTCACAACCTAACAACAGTGGCTATGGCATGGCTCCAACGGACACAacggaggaggaagaggaactGTACTTGCTTCACGAGCCTCTACCAGACTTCAGTTTCCCGATCGATGACAATGCTGAATGTGTTCCTTTCGGCATGCCAGTTGAATCTGCAAAGCCACTCAACTCTGTGACTCCCACTAACCCCGTAACGCAGAGCACAAACCCTGGCGGGAATAGTACCACTACTCCAATAGATGGTCATTAGATTgcttaacatttttttttcttctctaattAGTTTTTGTTGGTTTCGGAGACATCCATTTCAATTTGCGTCAAATATCTGATACGCTAAGCTGTATATCTGAATTCACATTCCAATACGCTACATGATCAACAATTTTCTACAATTAATATGCTCATTCGGTCACGCCAATTAACGTTTAACAATCAGAGACCACCAACCACATCGATCAAAGCGTATTATAATCATTTAGAGACGGTATggataaaataatttagaaaaaaaaaagaagtttatGCATTCCCATTGCGCACATAGCACTGATTGAACTCGGGCGAAAGGGGCACACAATGTCTTGGCCAATTAGTCTACAGTATTATACGTATGAAATTGgtgtttgtttccttttttttttaaatcaatgtGTTTTCGGTGCAATGTGGCTTTTGATTGATATATTAATTTATCCATTAATCCACCTCTAATTGATTTTGATCACaaactaataaattaattaattaaggggACCGTTGTTACTTTTGGTGGTGTTGTTGATTGGCTTGATTGAATGGTGGtcaaatttatggagagctAGTGCTGCAGCGTTATGTAAGCCCCTCCTTAAAAACTTAAATCCCTCCTTATTCTACGGAGGCCTCGTTCGCTCCCTCGCTCTCTTCGCCTTCCCACGcaaaccaaccaaccaaccaaccaacgTGCTCTCCTCTCTCGGATCCCCTTTGCAGTTTAgactctttctcttctctctctggtccctcctctctctctctctctctctctctctcaactctaaGATCTAATGAGTTTCCTACGTTTTTCATGGTGATATACTAAATATTGATGTTCTTTCTGGCGTTGGTTTTGATCTACGCTGCTTCGATTCTGATTGATTAAGCATGGACGAGAGAACCGAAGACGATGACCGGGACGCATTGGCAGGGCTAAGCTCTGCCCCTCCGCCCCGAAAATCCCACTCATTGAGCCAGCAGCTGCGTGCATCCTCGGCGCAAAAGCGCCACCACCAAATGCGCAAGCACAGCCTCGACGACGTCCACGTTGTCCCCAAGAACATCCATAACAACAATGCAGACTACTACGACTCTTCCGACGACGATTTCTTCCCCTACTCGACCTCCTCCACTAATACCACCACGAGTATGAACATGAATGTTGGTGTTGGCCCTGATCAAGAGTTGTACGCCGCGGGCTCTCACTCGCAGAGACTTGACCAAAGCCTCTGCATGGAGGGTGAGGGTGGCCATGGTGATTTAGATCATCATGACGGCAGCAGGGAAAGCCAGCCCCTGGCAGAATTCATCGGCAGTGGAGGCGGCGCTGGAATCTTCAAGGTTCCAACGCGCGCCTCAGTGCATCCTGGCCGTCCGCCCTGCTTGGAGCTGAGACCGCACCCGTTGAGGGAGACTCAGGTGGGGAGGTTCCTCAGGACCATTGCCTGCACGGACACCCAGCTGTGGGCCGGGCAGGAGGGTGGGGTGAGGGTGTGGAATTTGAAGGACGTGTTTGAACCGGGGTGCGGCCTTGGCGGCAGAGTGTTGAGGGGTGATGAGGACGCAGCCCCTTACTATGAATCGGCCAACTCCTCTCCTACCCTCTGCCTCATGGTTGATTCCGGGACTCGGTTGATTTGGACTGGCCATAAGGATGGCAAGATCAGGTCTTGGAAGATGGATCAGCCTTTGGATTCTTCTACTCCTTTTAAGGAAGGTCTTTCATGGCAGGCCCACCGCGCTCCGGTTCTTGCCATGGTTTTCACTTCTTACGGTCAGTCAGCCACTCATTACTTACTCACTCTAGTACTGGTACTGTGCTTGTatgttgtttgttgttttacTTTCTAATGAATAggttaaatatgaaaattactaATAGggattttatcacaaaacgcTCCTGAGGTTAACGAACTAGTTAATTCAAGATAGAGAAGAATTCTTTCTTTGTGTAATAACACTACTTCTCACTCTTTCCAATGTGATAGTTAATTAACCTCTGATATCATGTATGTTTCTTTGATGCAGGTGATATGTGGTCAGGTTCTGAGGGTGGTGTTATTAAGATCTGGCCATGGGAATCCATtgaaaaatctctctctcttaaaccCGAGGAAAGACATATGGCAGCTTTACTGGTGGAGAGGTCATGCATTGACCTCAGGAGCCAAGTTACTGTCAATGGTGTTTGTAGTATATCTTCTCAAGATGTAAAGTGTTTGGCATCGGATAATTTTAGAGCTAAAGTTTGGTGTGCTGGATCTCTGTCCTTCTCTTTGTGGTTAGTTTTCAATTCAAGACCTTGTCTTGGTAAAATATTTCTCTAAGTATAATTtgcatttgaattttattCTAAAAGATGTTTGATTTGTCAGGGATGCTCGTACACGAGAGCTTGTGAAAGTCTTTAATATAGATGGTCAGACTGAGAATCGAGTTGATATGTCATCAGTGCAGCAAGATCAAGCAGTAGAAGATGAGATGAAGGTAAAATTTGTTTCCACCTCAAAAAAGGAGAAATCCGGGGGCTTTTTGCAACGGTCGCGTAATGCTATAATGGGAGCTGCAGATGCTGTTCGTCGAGTTGCAACCAGAGGGGCAGGGGCATTTGTAGAAGATACCAAGAAGACGGAGGCACTCGTGCTAACTGCCGATGGCATGATATGGAGTGGATGCACAAATGGTTTACTGGTGCAGTGGGATGGAAATGGAAACCGTGTGCAAGATTTTAATCACCATCCTTGTAGTGTCCAATGCTTTTGCACTTTGGGGACACGAATATATGTAGGCTATGTGAGTGGCATGATGCAGGTATTGGATCTTGAGGGAAATCTAATTGCAGGATGGATTGCGCACAGCAGCCCTGTGATCAAATTAGCAGCTGGAACTGGTTCTGTTTTTAGCTTGGCCACTCATGGTGGCATACGTGGATGGAACATCAAATCTCCAGGACCTGCGGACAACTTGGTACGTTCAGAATTAGCTGCCAAAGAACATGTATATACCAGAACAGACAATGTTAGAATTTTAATTGGCACATGGAATGTTGGTCAAGGAAGAGCATCTCAGGATTCTTTAAAGTCATGGTTGGGTTCTGTTGTGCCAGATGTTGGCATTGTAGTTGTTGGGCTGCAAGAAGTAGAAATGGGTGCAGGCTTTCTTGCAATGTCTGCAGCAAAAGAAACTGTAAGATCATATGACTTCCTTTATTGATGATGCTGTGTACTGCTTGATTATGGGAGCTCTGTTGatggtgtggatttatttatttattgatcactttttttccctttgtaGGTAGGGCTTGAAGGGAGCTCTGTTGGGCACTGGTGGCTTGATAATATAGGAAAGGCCTTAGAAGAAGGAAGAACTTTTGAACGTATGGGTTCTAGGCAGTTGGCAGGCTTGCTCATATCTCTTTGGTAAGCGGTTATGATCAAAATACATTTTAGGAACAAGCCTGCAATtcatatttctttccttttatcaGTGAGACAtcttaattctttttatttttggcctTATGAGCTGAGCTGATAATTCCGATTTAGGGTAAGAAAGAATCTCAGAACACATGTTGGAGATATTGATGCTGGAGCAGTTCCATGCGGCTTTGGTCGTGCGATTGGGAATAAGGTTTGTATTTCTTCACAGTTTTATGTTACAGaataaaatggaaatgcaGTCAGTTTGATGATTGTCTCTGCTCAATTTCTTAATAGTACGGCTGGCTTcttattcttttaaaaaatggtTCTGGTGTCTTATGCAGGGAGGTGTTGGTTTGAGAATCAGAGTGTACGATCGTATAATGTGCTTTGTGAACTGTCACTTGGCTGCACATTTAGAAGCTGTGAATCGCCGTAATGCTGATTTCGATCACATTTATCGAAATATGGTCTTCAACCGGTCATCTCTAATTAACAATGCAGCTGGTATGCTACCATACCTGTTTTTGTCTTACTCTCTTGCCTTGTCTACCTATTTATTTTGGCTGCTTTATTCTTCTGGCTTGCCATGGGTCCTCTCTCTTGCAGCTGGTGTCGCAACTTCTGTTAACATGACTCGGCCAACAAATGTATGTACTACTTGTTCTATTTCGACTCTTTACAtaacattaatttaatttcatcaTTATTAGCTAAGACTAAGAGTTAAAACAAAACGTTGGTGATTTATTTAGGCTTcaggcagcagcagcagtagcagcagcagcagctctGAGGAAGCAGCAAGGCCTGAATTAGCTGAAGCTGATATGGTAGTTTTTCTGGGTGATTTCAACTATCGACTTTTTGGTATTTCTTATGATGAAGCAAGGGACTTTGTTTCGCAAAGATGCTTTGATTGGCTCAGAGAAAAAGATCAGCTTAGAGCAGAGATGAAAGCTGGGAAAGTTTTCCAAGGGATGCGTGAGGCACTCATTCGATTCCCACCAACATACAAGTTTGAAAGGCACCAAGCAGGTTTAGCAGGTATTTATTTCATAAAACACACTTAATTTCTGCATTAATATATCAGCTCTTGGCTTCTCTTATCTTACACgagtaaaataaataaatatatcctTGTCCCCAGGATATGATTCTGGTGAGAAGAAACGAATTCCTGCCTGGTGTGATCGAATAATATACCGCGACAATCGATCATCTCCAGTTTCAGGGTGTGGTTTAGAGTGTCCTATAGTCTCATCAATTTTACTgtatgt
Above is a genomic segment from Prunus dulcis chromosome 7, ALMONDv2, whole genome shotgun sequence containing:
- the LOC117635955 gene encoding type I inositol polyphosphate 5-phosphatase 12 isoform X2, yielding MDERTEDDDRDALAGLSSAPPPRKSHSLSQQLRASSAQKRHHQMRKHSLDDVHVVPKNIHNNNADYYDSSDDDFFPYSTSSTNTTTSMNMNVGVGPDQELYAAGSHSQRLDQSLCMEGEGGHGDLDHHDGSRESQPLAEFIGSGGGAGIFKVPTRASVHPGRPPCLELRPHPLRETQVGRFLRTIACTDTQLWAGQEGGVRVWNLKDVFEPGCGLGGRVLRGDEDAAPYYESANSSPTLCLMVDSGTRLIWTGHKDGKIRSWKMDQPLDSSTPFKEGLSWQAHRAPVLAMVFTSYGDMWSGSEGGVIKIWPWESIEKSLSLKPEERHMAALLVERSCIDLRSQVTVNGVCSISSQDVKCLASDNFRAKVWCAGSLSFSLWDARTRELVKVFNIDGQTENRVDMSSVQQDQAVEDEMKVKFVSTSKKEKSGGFLQRSRNAIMGAADAVRRVATRGAGAFVEDTKKTEALVLTADGMIWSGCTNGLLVQWDGNGNRVQDFNHHPCSVQCFCTLGTRIYVGYVSGMMQVLDLEGNLIAGWIAHSSPVIKLAAGTGSVFSLATHGGIRGWNIKSPGPADNLVRSELAAKEHVYTRTDNVRILIGTWNVGQGRASQDSLKSWLGSVVPDVGIVVVGLQEVEMGAGFLAMSAAKETVGLEGSSVGHWWLDNIGKALEEGRTFERMGSRQLAGLLISLWVRKNLRTHVGDIDAGAVPCGFGRAIGNKGGVGLRIRVYDRIMCFVNCHLAAHLEAVNRRNADFDHIYRNMVFNRSSLINNAAAGVATSVNMTRPTNASGSSSSSSSSSSEEAARPELAEADMVVFLGDFNYRLFGISYDEARDFVSQRCFDWLREKDQLRAEMKAGKVFQGMREALIRFPPTYKFERHQAGLAGYDSGEKKRIPAWCDRIIYRDNRSSPVSGCGLECPIVSSILLYDACMDVTDSDHKPVRCKLSLQIAHVDRSVRRKEFGEVIKSNEKIRSMLGELNYVPETTVNTNTIILQNQDTSILRITNKCVKDMAVFRIICEGQSTVKEDGDEPDYRARGANGLPRWLEVTPAAGMIKPEQSVEVSVHHEEFHTLEEFVDGIPQNWWCEDTRDKEVILIVHVNGSCSAQTFSHRVRVRHCFSSAKTIRIVSKSNSSRKGQASPVHRQSNNSSGEAKQT
- the LOC117635320 gene encoding NAC domain-containing protein 2-like, with the protein product MASTSDPAANKGKAPALYGGDDDDRHRDMVTKMMMMKEERVSMGIPPGWRFCPTDEELIVFYLRNRTWNNSRIIHLDIYDFTPMQLAEYFEIPEDPVMFYYTTRKRKYKNGKRPSRTANIGYWKATGKDTPIKEIDGSFGVKKSLVFYLGQQKEGKKTDWIMHEYTLQKEEFEACVLCKVYETSRGKNSRKNSRNEANTVSNDVGEQGTNPSTTRSQAEEDQALRFLPLPPPPPNIYCGSSSSSSSSNLAGQYDVHMTNHSAHALNNVSFPQCTWASNGLGAHPEVTTLAPMAHAQLENSIPLLRSMNIYDQDGYLLNENIEFYQSTAPYGFEAQSLPMYNNVSQPNNSGYGMAPTDTTEEEEELYLLHEPLPDFSFPIDDNAECVPFGMPVESAKPLNSVTPTNPVTQSTNPGGNSTTTPIDGH
- the LOC117635955 gene encoding type I inositol polyphosphate 5-phosphatase 13 isoform X1, producing MDERTEDDDRDALAGLSSAPPPRKSHSLSQQLRASSAQKRHHQMRKHSLDDVHVVPKNIHNNNADYYDSSDDDFFPYSTSSTNTTTSMNMNVGVGPDQELYAAGSHSQRLDQSLCMEGEGGHGDLDHHDGSRESQPLAEFIGSGGGAGIFKVPTRASVHPGRPPCLELRPHPLRETQVGRFLRTIACTDTQLWAGQEGGVRVWNLKDVFEPGCGLGGRVLRGDEDAAPYYESANSSPTLCLMVDSGTRLIWTGHKDGKIRSWKMDQPLDSSTPFKEGLSWQAHRAPVLAMVFTSYGDMWSGSEGGVIKIWPWESIEKSLSLKPEERHMAALLVERSCIDLRSQVTVNGVCSISSQDVKCLASDNFRAKVWCAGSLSFSLWDARTRELVKVFNIDGQTENRVDMSSVQQDQAVEDEMKVKFVSTSKKEKSGGFLQRSRNAIMGAADAVRRVATRGAGAFVEDTKKTEALVLTADGMIWSGCTNGLLVQWDGNGNRVQDFNHHPCSVQCFCTLGTRIYVGYVSGMMQVLDLEGNLIAGWIAHSSPVIKLAAGTGSVFSLATHGGIRGWNIKSPGPADNLVRSELAAKEHVYTRTDNVRILIGTWNVGQGRASQDSLKSWLGSVVPDVGIVVVGLQEVEMGAGFLAMSAAKETVGLEGSSVGHWWLDNIGKALEEGRTFERMGSRQLAGLLISLWVRKNLRTHVGDIDAGAVPCGFGRAIGNKGGVGLRIRVYDRIMCFVNCHLAAHLEAVNRRNADFDHIYRNMVFNRSSLINNAAGMLPYLFLSYSLALSTYLFWLLYSSGLPWVLSLAAGVATSVNMTRPTNASGSSSSSSSSSSEEAARPELAEADMVVFLGDFNYRLFGISYDEARDFVSQRCFDWLREKDQLRAEMKAGKVFQGMREALIRFPPTYKFERHQAGLAGYDSGEKKRIPAWCDRIIYRDNRSSPVSGCGLECPIVSSILLYDACMDVTDSDHKPVRCKLSLQIAHVDRSVRRKEFGEVIKSNEKIRSMLGELNYVPETTVNTNTIILQNQDTSILRITNKCVKDMAVFRIICEGQSTVKEDGDEPDYRARGANGLPRWLEVTPAAGMIKPEQSVEVSVHHEEFHTLEEFVDGIPQNWWCEDTRDKEVILIVHVNGSCSAQTFSHRVRVRHCFSSAKTIRIVSKSNSSRKGQASPVHRQSNNSSGEAKQT